From Balneola sp. MJW-20:
TCATTAATATGTTCATTTTCCTGCTTCGCATCTTTGGAGACCGCAGATAACCGGAATTAAGGTCCTTTTCTTACTGTTTGTGAACATGAATCATACGAACGGAATAATAGAAATGAGTCACAACAAAGAACTTTCGGAAGCAGATAAGAGCAGGATCATAGAAATGGCCTGGGAAGACCGTACTCCTTTTGATGCTATAGAATTTCAGTTTGGTCTTTCCGAGAAGGAGACCATTGAACTCATGCGGTCAGAAATGAAAAGAACCAGTTTTAAGATGTGGCGAGAACGTGTAAGCGGAAGAGATACCAAGCATCGAAAAAAAAGAAAAGAGGACGTGAATCGCTTCGTAAGTCCAAATCAGTACTGATCAATCAGTAATAGCTGCTTCCAGTATCGCATCAAGGTCCTCTCGGCTGTAGTACTTACCATCCTGCATTACCCCAAAAATTGAAGTGGTGTTAGCAACATCATCGAGCGGATTCTCATTCAGTAATATGAGATCGGCTTCGGAAGAGGCTCTCCAGAATACAGCATTCTCTTCCAGAAATGTTGCCCCATTCAGTGAACTGGTTTGCAGTGCCTGAAGCGGAGTTAATCCGGAGGTTTGGAATGCTTCCAGCTCTTTATGCAAGGAGAGTCCGGGATAGACAAAAGAGTTATAGGCACCCGCATCGGAACCTGCCAGCAGTAGTACACCCGCTTCATACATATCATTTACCATATCCTTGAAGAATAGATTCATTTGTTCTTCAAATTCGATGGAAGCCTCATTTCTTCTCAACGCAGATCGCAGTCTTCGCTGATAAGTAGCTTCGAGCTCATCCGGAATATATTTTAAAAACTCATCTCCGGAATGATCCTCTTCATGCAGGTAGCTTAGCACATCATCAATATGCAGAGTCGGAACTACCGCTACATTGTTTTCAGCGAGTTTCTTATAGAATTCTGTTGCGATCTCCTCTTCATAGCTGTCGAGAAGTTCCCTTACTGCTCCCCAAAAGCCCATTTCCCCGCTGATCACAGCCTGGTTGATCTCCTCTTCCCTGGAAGAAGTTCCTTTCAGCACATAGTAGAGATGGTCAATACCATCCAGTCCCGCATCAATAGCTTCATCAATGGATACGGTCATGGGCATATGACCGGTTACTTTGAGTCCTCTTTTTTGAGTTTCCTGAATGATGGATAAGTAGACGTCACCGCTCATTCTGCTGTCATAAGTCTTAACATAATCAACTCCTATACTTTCCAGGGAATCAACAGCGGCAGCTACCTCTTCAGGAGAATTTATTTCTATGGATCCTTCCCAGGTCGGGTCAGGTCCATCCAGTTTAGGGCCGGAAGTGAAAATATAGGGTCCGGCAATTTCACCTGAGCGGACCGCTTCTCTCCATTTCATTATGGAAGGAGTCAGGTCGCCTCCTGCATCCCTGACAGTGGTGACTCCGTGTGCAAGGTACAGAGGTAATAAGGATCGGTTCGCGGAGATGAGTGAATCTCCTCCCCGGAGATGAATATGCAGATCCCACAGTCCGGGAATGACATACTTCCTGCTGCCATCAATAAGTTCAACATTATCAGAATAAATCTTAGGGCTTTTTTCAAGTGCCAGGATCTTTCCGTCCGCAATAAGAATATCCATAGCAGTCATGATATTTCCGTTCCGGATATCTATTACATTAGCGTTAGTTATCCGTATCTCTTCACGCGGTTTATCCATTGAACATGAGAGCAGAAAAAGGGGGATGAAAAGAAGAAGATTCTTGTTGAACATATCCTTAGCTTAAGGGGCTTGGTGAATTTCCTTAGTAATTATCGTGAATTATTATGGAAATAATAAGTCGTTTAATAAAATACATTCATTCACCAAAAAACAATCAGCAGCAGGTGGCAGACACATCAAATAATAGTAAGAAACCGGGTTTCTGGGACAGGGTAGGTATAGGTCTGTCCGGAATTTGCGCAATTCACTGTTTACTTATACCCATTAGTGTTTCACTTATTCCCCTGTGGCCGGCACTGGAAGAATTACACGGATATACACACCTGGTTTTCTTTCTGGCTATATCACCGGCAGTATATTTCTCATTGAAAAGGAAACATGCTGAAAAGAGGATCACAGTTTACCTGATAACCGGGTTGTCAGTGATATTTCTGGCCTGGTTCTTTAATGAAAGCCTCGGTGATTACGGAGAGGCAGGTATTACTCTGGTAGGAAGTATGCTGTTGATAAGAGGTCACTGGATTAACTACCGCTCAAAGATGGGATTTAACTGATCCGCTATAATTTGTGCCTGTAAATGCTCTCCCTGAAGTAAACGGAGTACTTCCAGGGAACATCCCCAGCTCATGGTAACTCCCGCCCCTCCATGGCCAACATTATGGATCACGGTTTTTCCCTGTTTAGAATCTTTTCGGATCGTAAGTCCTTTTGAAGTGGGATACGTGAGCCGGTAACTCATCTTAGGAAGTGGCTCATTCAGGTCCCGGAGGTCTATATTATAATAACTCAGAATGACCTCCCGGTTCAGTTCAAAGATCTGTTCAGGAAAGTTCGCAGCTTCCAGTAAATGATCATGATCAGAGGTGATCCTGCCATCAGAATTTATGGTGGCTGGAATGCGGCTTCCTCCTAAGATCCACCCGTCATTACGCCGATAAGAATAGATATCCATGGAATAATCCGGCACCGGCCCGTATACTGAGGACGGAGGAGTGATGTTGTAGGATATGATATCCCGGTGTTTTGAATACCTGCTGATCGGGTCAGGAATATATAATAAATGCCCGGCCAGTAAGTGCATTTCAGAGAACAGATCCGGGAAAAGGGAAGCAGTACCTAGTTCAGAGCAATTGATGATAATGTCTTCTGGCAGATCCTTCCATTCATCAGAGGCTAGGGTAGTGATCTCTAAACTTGAACCGGTATTCAGGCAGGCATTTAGTAATGCAGGATAGTAAACAGCCCAGTCGGCAAAGTAACAATCATAACCCCAGGCAGAGGAGATAGAAAAACCAGCCGGGATGCTAAAGGGCAATGCTGCTTCATCTAATGACCTGATATTGTCCATAGAAGACAAATACCAAAACTCCTCAGTTGACTTATGAAATATTTCATAATGAGGATGAATCGAGATTCCGGGAAAATGATTTTTTTTCAGCCTGCTAAAAACGATTTTTGAATCACTGAAGATCTTCTGAGCCTGGTCTGAGAATATGGAGTGAGGGATGACCGATGCTGAAGGATATTGACTAACAAATAAGGGATCAGCTTTTTTGGATAAGGGATTTTTCGAACTGATGATGCGGGTTTTGTATCCAAGAGAGTTCAGAAGCATTGCCGTGGTCAAACCACTGACTCCTGCCCCTACCACTAAGATCTTTTCCCCGTTCTTATTTGAACTCATTTGTGTATTTGATTCGATTTAGAATAATATGGATAGAAAGCAGTAAATGACCATAAGTCCGGATGTTCATTGCCATAACTAATTGCCGGGTCATTAATTTATAACTAATCGTGTTTATATGGTTACTCTGAATCCTTTAAATTGCACGCATCGTAAGTATTAATATAATCTATGATTTTAATTAGTAACGTTTTGCCACTTAAGTACTCATGATTTTGTTAACCTTAAAACTTTGTATTCAGCAAATTGAGTAATTCTATTCACAGAGTTCTGATAGTAGAGGATGATAATATCATCTCGTTGGTATTAGTAAACATGATAAAACAGATGGGCCATGAGGTAGTCGGGACAACGACAAATGGTAGGGAAGCGATCGAACTTGCTAATGAGCTTGATCCAAGTCTGATCCTGATGGACATTAGGTTAAAAGGAGATTTAGACGGCATCGAAACCGTCATGGCTATCAAAGAAAAGAAAGATGTAGCGGTTATTTACGTAACCGGTAATACGGACAAGCAGCATTTTGATCGCGCAAAGGAATCCGGGTTTGTAGATCTGATCTCAAAACCCTTTACGGCCCGTGATCTCGAAAAGTCATTGGATAAAGTGAAAGCATCCCAATTTTAATTTTTCGATTTTTCTCCATTTCAGGTGTATCTTTTGATGGATATCCACGTAGAGGTCATCCGTAATTCAAAAGGGCAATTCAGTTATGAGCACAAAATTCAAAAATCTCAGGAATGATCTGGAAGACCTAGAGCAGTCAGGTCAGCTTGGTATGGAAAGCTCTTCAAGCGGTAGCAGAAGAGGGCATAACAGTTCAAAGATCTCCAATTATGTACTGCTGTTTGCATTTATAGCTACCCTGATTTTTTATGTGGGGACGAAAATGGATGGCCCCAATATTCAGATCCCACCGGTTAATGACCTCATCGAAAATATGAATGCACCTAATGAAGAACTGCTTGCAGGAATGGGTGAGTGGATGCAGGAAATGGGGTACGGTGAATTGAGTAGAGAAGAACTGCTCGCACTACGGGCAGAGGGTGTTACTGCTACTTATACCTCCGGAATCCGAGATGCCGGCTATACTGACGTGACGCTGGAACAGCTTGTTGATCTTCAGCAGGGTGATGTTAGTGATACTTTTGCAAGAATGATGAAGGAACTGGGCTATACTCTTACCGTAGAGGAAATGATTGATCTGAGAAGAAATGATGTTACGGCATTCTTTACCAGCAATATGTATGACCTCGGCTATACAGCAGAAGAACTCTCTGTTGAAAACTTAAAGAGACTCCGAAGTGTGGGGGTTACCCATCAGCTCGCAGAACGACTCATGGAGCAAAACGGAGAGAGACTCACAATAGATGAACTCATCCGATACCGCATTTCCAATCAATAATTTTTCTTTTTTCCTTCCTGAAAAATTTATACTTATTGCTTAAGCTGTCCCAAGCTTATATCCAACCATTACAGGAGGAATCATTATGCCGGAGATCGTACTTCCCGAAGTCGAATTAAATATATACACGCCCAAAGATCCTGTTGAGGCCACTATCGCCGAGAACTATATCTGTTCAGCAGAAGGCAGCCCGAATTTTGTGCGACACATAACCTTTGATATAACCGGAACCGACCTGGTTGACAGAGTCAAGGTGGGGCAGGCCGTTGGGATTCTTCCGCCGGGGGAGGCCGATAATGGGAGGCCTCATAAACTACGCCTTTACTCGGTATCTTCACCAAATGAAGGGGAAGGAGGTAAGCGGCATCTGATCTCTACGACGGTTAAAAGAGTAGTAGAGGAGATTGATGGCAGTCTGTATACCGGGGTCTGTTCAAATTATATGTGTGATCTTAAAGTCGGGGATAAGGTCAGAATGACCGGGCCGAGCGGAAAAAGATTCTTACTGCCGGAAAATAAAAATGATTTCAACTATCTGTTTTTTGCTACCGGAACCGGTATAGCGCCATTCAGAGGAATGATCATGGAGCTTATGAAATCAGGCTATAACGGAAATGTAACGCTCATTTTTGGCTGCCCTTACCGGACAGATCTTTTATACAAAGATTTCTTCGAGAAAATGGAAGAGGAGAACTCTAATTTTCAATATCTGAAGTACATATCCAGGGAAGATCGCAGGGAAGACGGAACTAAGAACTACCTTCATAATGCGATAAAAGACCAGAAAAGCACACTGGATCCTTATCTGAAATCAGACAACACTCTTATATACATCTGTGGACTAAAGGGTATGGAAAGTTCGATCTACCATCACCTTGCACTTCAGGGGTATCCGGAGTACCTGGTACTGAAAGGTGATCTGCTCGAGAAATCCCCGGAGGACTGGGAGTGGGAAGAGATCAAAAAACTGATTAAGCCTTCTCCAAGGATATTCGAAGAAGTTTACTAGTTCTTACTCATGGATCTGAGTAACACCGCCTGAAACAATAAACCGCATGAAATTTGTGGAGTTTGTTTTGATAGGCTGAACTTTGTCTTTAGGTACGATATAAAGATTGCCGGATACGTTGTAAGAGTGCGGACAGTAAACGGCTACATCTCCTTCCAGTCCCATATGACTTAGTGAATCCTCGGTTACAAAACCAAATCGTTTGATCCCGGTGTCATCTATACTGATATATACCGGTTTGGTGAACTTCTTCTTATCACCAACGAGTGCTTCTGTAAGATCTTTAAGAGAAGAATAAACGATGGAAACCAGCGGGGTTCTGGTAAATAATTTCTCGAACATATGCACAATAGGCCGAGTGAAGGCCCGGGTGAAAATGAATCCGACCAGACTGATCACGGTAAAACCAGTAAGTATTCCCAGACCCGGAAACGAGAACTCCATTCCCTGGAAAAATAACTTGTTGAATACATCATTCATCCAGTCTATGGTTACAATGGTCAGGTAAATAGTTGCTCCGAGTGGAAATACAATGAGCAATCCTCTGAGGAAGTAATTCAGGATGGTCTTCATGTTGATCAGTTATTTTCGTTAGGTAGGAGGTAAAATAGTCTAAATCTGTGAGTCTTGTTCTATGAGTAAGAGACAGATTTTTTCTATCTTCAACCCCTCATAATATTAATTCTTCTGAAACTATATCAATGTCTCATAAGACTTCGGCGCAGATACGTAAGGAATTCCTCGAATTTTTTAAGGAAAAAGATCATGCAATTGTCTCCAGTGCACCTGTAGTGCCAAAAGATGATCCTACTCTATTGTTTACCAATGCAGGAATGAATCAGTTCAAACCTATATTTCTTGGTGAGGAAGCCGCGCTCCAGCATGAAGGCAAAAAATGGACCCGGGCTGCTGATACCCAAAAATGTATCAGAGTAAGCGGTAAACATAATGACCTGGAAGAGGTGGGACATGATACCTATCATCATACTCTTTTTGAAATGCTGGGTAACTGGTCCTTCGGTGATTATTTTAAAAAGGAAGCCATTTCATGGGCCTGGGAGTTATTGGTAGATAAATGGGGGCTCGAGCCGGATCGTCTGTACGCAACCGTATTTGAAGGAGATGAAGAAGATGGATTGCCGGTAGATGATGAGGCCATTGAACTCTGGAAATCTGAGACCGGAATTGCTCATGATCATATTCTGAAATTTGATAAGAAGGACAACTTCTGGGAAATGGGTGACACAGGACCCTGTGGCCCTTGTTCTGAGATCCATATTGACCTCCGTTCTGAAGAGGACAGGAAAAAGCAGCCCGGCGCTGAACTGGTCAACATGGACGACCCAAGGGTGATGGAGATCTGGAATCTGGTATTCATTCAATTCAACCGTTTACCGGATTCTACTCTGGAAAAATTACCTGCGGTTCATGTTGATACGGGAATGGGCTTTGAGAGAATCTGTGCGGTCATGCAGAATAAGACCTCGAATTATGATACGGACGTATTTACCCCTCTGATCAGCGAGATCGCTGACATGGCAGGAATATCATATGGAGATGATGAGCAAAAGGATATTGCCATGAGAGTGATCTCGGATCATATCCGGGCAGTTACCTTTTCCATAGCCGATGGCGCTTCACCCGGTAATGACGGTAGGGGTTATGTGATCAGAAGGATCCTCAGAAGAGCGATCCGTTATGGATGGGATAAACTGGGCTTTAAGGAACCATTTTTCTACAAGCTGGTGGATGTGCTGGCAGAACAATTTAAAGGTGTATTTCCTGAGATCGTGGCTCAGAAAGATTACCTGAAGAATGTGATCCGCTCTGAGGAACAAAGTTTTCTTAAAACTCTCGGTCAGGGAATTGAGCTTTTTAACGCCATGATCGAAGGTAAAGACAAAGTAAGCGGAGACGATGCTTTTAAACTGCATGATACGTACGGTTTCCCAATTGATCTGACCGAGCTGATGGCAAGGGAAAACGGCATTCAGGTAGATGTGAAGGGATTTGACAATCTGATGCAGGAGCAGAAAGAAAGAGCGCGATCCGCCGGCAAATTCAGCGTTGATCAATCCAAGACCAATGAATGGAACCGGATCGCTGAGTCCCTGGCATTCGAGTTTGTAGGTTATGATGAAGATCAGGCTGATGTTCATATCTTAGCTTGGCGAAAAGAAGGGGAACGGTTTGCACTCATCCTGAATAAAACCCCTTTCTACGCTGAGAGCGGCGGTCAGGTCGCTGATTCTGGTAATTTGGTGAAAGGTGAAAACAGTATCCGGATATCGGATGTTCAGAAAGGAAGTGAAGCATACATACATTATACTTCTGAGCTGCCAGAGGATCTGACTGGTACATGGACTGCGCGGATCAATGCCTCACGACGAAGAGAGATCATGAAACATCACTCAGCTACCCACCTGCTACATGCCGCACTGAGGGCTGTACTCGGTGATCATGTGGCACAGAAAGGGTCACTGGTAGATGAACATCATCTGCGCTTTGACTTCTCTCACTACGAGGCAATGACTCCTCAGCAGCTGGAAGATGTTGAAAGAATGGTAAATCAGAAAATTCAGGAGAATATTCCTCTGCAGGAAGAAAGAGGAGTCCCCATTGATGAAGCCAAAGAAAAAGGGGCGATGATGCTCTTCGGTGAAAAATACGGTGAGGAAGTAAGAGTGATCACGTTCGATCCTGATTATTCCATTGAATTATGTGGGGGTACACATGTACCTGCGACCGGGGAGATCGGATACTTCCGATTTACAACAGAAACTTCTGTAGCGTCTGGTGTACGGCGGGTGGAAGCAGTCTGCGGAATGGAGGCAGACAAAGAGCTGAGAAAGGAAAAGAAACTGCTCGACAGCATTAAAAGAACGGTAGGTCAGACTAATGATCTGCGTGCTGAGATAGAATCCCTGATCGAGTCTAAAAAAGAATTAGAGAAAGAACTCGAGAAGATCCGCATGCAGAATACCGGTGACGTGCTAGACGAACTGATCCGGCATGGTGATATACTGGAGCATGATATCAATCTGGTAAAAGGTGAGATTCCCGGAGCTGATATGAATATGCTCAAACAGCTGGGCTATGATGCTATTGATAAGACCAAAGAAAATGCTGCAATCGTACTTGCATCAAGGGATGAAAAAGAAGGAAAAGTATTCTTGATGGTCGCTCTTACGGACGACCTGATCCAACAGGGTCTGAAAGCAGGTGTCTTAGTGGGGCAGCTCGGCAGGATCGTTGGGGGCGGAGGAGGAGGTCAGCCTAACCTTGCTACAGCTGGTGGCAGACAGCCTGAAAACCTGGAAAAAGCACTTGCTGAAGTGAACGCCCTGATCCTGGAATCAATTAATTAACGAAATACGAATTCTACTGGAAAATCAATATATTTCCAGTCTTTTGAGGAAAACAGACAGAAACTAATTTTATGGCTAAAAAGAAAGATCAGGAAATAACTTTTGCTCCCAAAGGCATCGGAGATGAAAAAGATGGTGCTGTTCAGAAGGGAGTGGATCTTCCGGCTCCGACAAAGAAGAAACATAAAGCTCTGGGACTTTCTGAGGAAGACCTCAAAGCCATGTATGAGCAGATGTATCTTCAGAGAAGATTTGAAGAAAGGGCCATGCAGCAGTATCAGAAAGGGAAGTTTGGTGGATTTCTCCATCTGTATATTGGACAGGAAGCAGTCTCTACCGGTACCGTGTTTGCATTAAATGATGACGATGACATCATTACCGCTTACCGTGATCATGGCTGGGGACTCTGCCGCGGTATTTCCGCAAATGAAGGAATGGCAGAACTGTTCGGTAAGAAGACAGGCTGTTCAAAAGGTAAAGGCGGGTCTATGCACTTTGCCAAAACAGAAAATCATTTCTGGGGCGGTTACGGTATTGTAGGTGGTCATATTCCTATCGGTGGCGGACTGGCATTTGCTAATAAGTATAATGACAACGGCCGTATTTCAACCTGTTTCTTTGGCGATGGGGCTGTTGACCAGGGAGCACTGCACGAGACTTTCAATATGTCGCAGTTATGGAAACTCCCGGTGATCTATGTAGTGGAAAACAACGGATATTCTATGGGTACGGCCGCCAAGCGGCATACGGTAGCTGAGATCGTTGACCGTGCAAAAGGTTACGGAATGAAAAGCGCGGTCGTAAACGGAATGGATGTTTTTTCGGTATACGAAAAGATGAATGAGATCGCAGAAGATGTCAGAAAGAATTCTGAGCCATGGTTTGTTGAGATTAGAACTTACCGTTATCGCGGTCACTCAATGTCTGATCCACAGAAATACAGAACCAAAGAAGAGC
This genomic window contains:
- a CDS encoding TIGR03643 family protein; protein product: MSHNKELSEADKSRIIEMAWEDRTPFDAIEFQFGLSEKETIELMRSEMKRTSFKMWRERVSGRDTKHRKKRKEDVNRFVSPNQY
- a CDS encoding DUF502 domain-containing protein, which translates into the protein MKTILNYFLRGLLIVFPLGATIYLTIVTIDWMNDVFNKLFFQGMEFSFPGLGILTGFTVISLVGFIFTRAFTRPIVHMFEKLFTRTPLVSIVYSSLKDLTEALVGDKKKFTKPVYISIDDTGIKRFGFVTEDSLSHMGLEGDVAVYCPHSYNVSGNLYIVPKDKVQPIKTNSTNFMRFIVSGGVTQIHE
- a CDS encoding response regulator, which encodes MSNSIHRVLIVEDDNIISLVLVNMIKQMGHEVVGTTTNGREAIELANELDPSLILMDIRLKGDLDGIETVMAIKEKKDVAVIYVTGNTDKQHFDRAKESGFVDLISKPFTARDLEKSLDKVKASQF
- the alaS gene encoding alanine--tRNA ligase — translated: MSHKTSAQIRKEFLEFFKEKDHAIVSSAPVVPKDDPTLLFTNAGMNQFKPIFLGEEAALQHEGKKWTRAADTQKCIRVSGKHNDLEEVGHDTYHHTLFEMLGNWSFGDYFKKEAISWAWELLVDKWGLEPDRLYATVFEGDEEDGLPVDDEAIELWKSETGIAHDHILKFDKKDNFWEMGDTGPCGPCSEIHIDLRSEEDRKKQPGAELVNMDDPRVMEIWNLVFIQFNRLPDSTLEKLPAVHVDTGMGFERICAVMQNKTSNYDTDVFTPLISEIADMAGISYGDDEQKDIAMRVISDHIRAVTFSIADGASPGNDGRGYVIRRILRRAIRYGWDKLGFKEPFFYKLVDVLAEQFKGVFPEIVAQKDYLKNVIRSEEQSFLKTLGQGIELFNAMIEGKDKVSGDDAFKLHDTYGFPIDLTELMARENGIQVDVKGFDNLMQEQKERARSAGKFSVDQSKTNEWNRIAESLAFEFVGYDEDQADVHILAWRKEGERFALILNKTPFYAESGGQVADSGNLVKGENSIRISDVQKGSEAYIHYTSELPEDLTGTWTARINASRRREIMKHHSATHLLHAALRAVLGDHVAQKGSLVDEHHLRFDFSHYEAMTPQQLEDVERMVNQKIQENIPLQEERGVPIDEAKEKGAMMLFGEKYGEEVRVITFDPDYSIELCGGTHVPATGEIGYFRFTTETSVASGVRRVEAVCGMEADKELRKEKKLLDSIKRTVGQTNDLRAEIESLIESKKELEKELEKIRMQNTGDVLDELIRHGDILEHDINLVKGEIPGADMNMLKQLGYDAIDKTKENAAIVLASRDEKEGKVFLMVALTDDLIQQGLKAGVLVGQLGRIVGGGGGGQPNLATAGGRQPENLEKALAEVNALILESIN
- a CDS encoding MerC domain-containing protein, yielding MADTSNNSKKPGFWDRVGIGLSGICAIHCLLIPISVSLIPLWPALEELHGYTHLVFFLAISPAVYFSLKRKHAEKRITVYLITGLSVIFLAWFFNESLGDYGEAGITLVGSMLLIRGHWINYRSKMGFN
- the pdhA gene encoding pyruvate dehydrogenase (acetyl-transferring) E1 component subunit alpha, translated to MAKKKDQEITFAPKGIGDEKDGAVQKGVDLPAPTKKKHKALGLSEEDLKAMYEQMYLQRRFEERAMQQYQKGKFGGFLHLYIGQEAVSTGTVFALNDDDDIITAYRDHGWGLCRGISANEGMAELFGKKTGCSKGKGGSMHFAKTENHFWGGYGIVGGHIPIGGGLAFANKYNDNGRISTCFFGDGAVDQGALHETFNMSQLWKLPVIYVVENNGYSMGTAAKRHTVAEIVDRAKGYGMKSAVVNGMDVFSVYEKMNEIAEDVRKNSEPWFVEIRTYRYRGHSMSDPQKYRTKEELEEYQKIDPIERLKTYLKDNKILSDDEIQEINDKIEQEVLDAVEFADNSDFPDESELYDDMFVEDDPYFHI
- a CDS encoding FAD-dependent oxidoreductase, giving the protein MSSNKNGEKILVVGAGVSGLTTAMLLNSLGYKTRIISSKNPLSKKADPLFVSQYPSASVIPHSIFSDQAQKIFSDSKIVFSRLKKNHFPGISIHPHYEIFHKSTEEFWYLSSMDNIRSLDEAALPFSIPAGFSISSAWGYDCYFADWAVYYPALLNACLNTGSSLEITTLASDEWKDLPEDIIINCSELGTASLFPDLFSEMHLLAGHLLYIPDPISRYSKHRDIISYNITPPSSVYGPVPDYSMDIYSYRRNDGWILGGSRIPATINSDGRITSDHDHLLEAANFPEQIFELNREVILSYYNIDLRDLNEPLPKMSYRLTYPTSKGLTIRKDSKQGKTVIHNVGHGGAGVTMSWGCSLEVLRLLQGEHLQAQIIADQLNPIFER
- a CDS encoding amidohydrolase family protein translates to MDKPREEIRITNANVIDIRNGNIMTAMDILIADGKILALEKSPKIYSDNVELIDGSRKYVIPGLWDLHIHLRGGDSLISANRSLLPLYLAHGVTTVRDAGGDLTPSIMKWREAVRSGEIAGPYIFTSGPKLDGPDPTWEGSIEINSPEEVAAAVDSLESIGVDYVKTYDSRMSGDVYLSIIQETQKRGLKVTGHMPMTVSIDEAIDAGLDGIDHLYYVLKGTSSREEEINQAVISGEMGFWGAVRELLDSYEEEIATEFYKKLAENNVAVVPTLHIDDVLSYLHEEDHSGDEFLKYIPDELEATYQRRLRSALRRNEASIEFEEQMNLFFKDMVNDMYEAGVLLLAGSDAGAYNSFVYPGLSLHKELEAFQTSGLTPLQALQTSSLNGATFLEENAVFWRASSEADLILLNENPLDDVANTTSIFGVMQDGKYYSREDLDAILEAAITD
- a CDS encoding FAD-binding oxidoreductase, with protein sequence MPEIVLPEVELNIYTPKDPVEATIAENYICSAEGSPNFVRHITFDITGTDLVDRVKVGQAVGILPPGEADNGRPHKLRLYSVSSPNEGEGGKRHLISTTVKRVVEEIDGSLYTGVCSNYMCDLKVGDKVRMTGPSGKRFLLPENKNDFNYLFFATGTGIAPFRGMIMELMKSGYNGNVTLIFGCPYRTDLLYKDFFEKMEEENSNFQYLKYISREDRREDGTKNYLHNAIKDQKSTLDPYLKSDNTLIYICGLKGMESSIYHHLALQGYPEYLVLKGDLLEKSPEDWEWEEIKKLIKPSPRIFEEVY